The following are from one region of the Mesorhizobium sp. B2-8-5 genome:
- the trpD gene encoding anthranilate phosphoribosyltransferase has product MSALKTHIAKVATGTALSFEEAREAFDIIMSGDATPGQIGGFLMALRVRGETVGEISGAVATMRAKMLRVEAPQGAIDIVGTGGDNSHSVNISTASAFVIAAAGVPVAKHGNRGLSSLTGSADVLTALGVRIDIPPEMIGRCIHETGVGFMFAPAHHPAMKHVGPTRVELGTRTIFNLLGPLSNPADVSRQMVGVFLPEWIMPVAETLKALGADHAWVVHGDGYDEITTTGETQVAELVGGEIRSFTLTPEAVGLKRHTKEELRGGDAAYNAKELRDMLGGAAGAYRDTVLMNAGAGLVVAGRATTLADGIAAAAQAIDSGRALGVLDKLVEISNG; this is encoded by the coding sequence ATGAGCGCTCTGAAGACACACATAGCCAAGGTCGCCACGGGCACCGCGCTTTCCTTCGAGGAAGCGCGCGAGGCGTTCGACATCATCATGTCGGGCGACGCGACGCCCGGCCAGATCGGCGGCTTCCTGATGGCGCTGCGCGTGCGCGGCGAGACGGTAGGCGAGATTTCCGGCGCGGTCGCCACGATGCGCGCAAAGATGCTGCGCGTCGAGGCGCCGCAAGGCGCCATCGACATCGTCGGCACTGGCGGCGACAATTCGCATTCGGTCAACATCTCGACCGCTTCGGCCTTCGTCATTGCAGCCGCCGGGGTGCCGGTCGCCAAGCATGGCAATCGCGGGCTGTCCTCGCTGACCGGCTCCGCCGACGTGCTGACGGCGCTGGGCGTCAGAATAGACATCCCGCCGGAGATGATCGGCCGCTGCATCCATGAGACCGGCGTCGGCTTCATGTTCGCGCCGGCGCATCATCCGGCGATGAAGCATGTCGGGCCGACCCGCGTCGAGCTCGGCACGCGCACCATCTTCAACCTGCTCGGGCCTTTGTCGAATCCCGCCGACGTCAGCCGCCAGATGGTCGGCGTCTTCCTGCCGGAGTGGATCATGCCGGTGGCCGAGACATTGAAAGCGCTGGGCGCCGACCATGCCTGGGTCGTCCATGGCGACGGCTATGACGAGATCACCACGACGGGTGAAACCCAGGTGGCGGAGCTTGTCGGCGGCGAGATCCGCAGCTTCACCCTGACGCCGGAAGCCGTCGGGCTGAAGCGGCACACCAAGGAAGAGCTGCGCGGCGGCGACGCCGCCTACAACGCCAAGGAACTGCGCGATATGCTGGGCGGCGCCGCCGGCGCCTATCGCGATACGGTGCTGATGAATGCCGGCGCCGGGCTGGTCGTGGCCGGCAGGGCGACGACGCTTGCCGACGGCATCGCGGCGGCGGCGCAAGCGATCGACAGCGGACGCGCGCTTGGCGTGCTGGACAAGCTCGTCGAGATTTCGAACGGATAA
- a CDS encoding peptidyl-prolyl cis-trans isomerase encodes MLGILRSAAGTWVAKALLSLLVISFAAWGITTRMVGGVLGGHHAVITAGGTEVSINEYRLAYDRQLSLLSQQYGQRITHDQAKLLGVDNQVLAQLVSGAVLDEQARKLGLGLSKDRLAELTREDPAFKGPGGQFDRRTFEYLLRELGMRPEDYLRNRSQVAVRQQIVEAISDGLKVPQTFLKAVSLYRGEDRTIDYLVLPKTLVQPIEAPSDSALNAYFDANKKNYAAPEYRKFSYVRLEPQDIADPSAVTDQQVSEDYNKNIARYTTPEMRTIEQLVFKTPDAAKAALDSLKAGATFDKLVTAEGKTQADTLLGTLAKDKIADKAVADAAFSLNANEVSQVIQGAFGPVLLRVTEIKPQVVKPLSEVSDQIRKDLAVGEANRILLDVHDSYEDTRASGASLAQAADKLKLKVVTIDAIDRTGQRPDGTIVNDLPQSAELIKSVFAAEPNTENEGLTTADNGFVFYEVQSITPARDRTLDEVRKKVVADWTEAETDKRLDARAQELEKRLKAGTTLDVIAGELKLDKQTKRGLKREADDADFGKEGAAAMFGVGEGGTGLIASPTGDGQILFKVAEVFEPAGADGSAVPDDAQKSFGAGMSDDLLDQLVAQLQSQYDVRIDPNAVSQAQTR; translated from the coding sequence ATGCTTGGTATATTGAGAAGCGCGGCGGGCACTTGGGTCGCGAAGGCGTTGCTGTCCTTGCTGGTGATCAGTTTCGCCGCCTGGGGCATCACCACCCGCATGGTGGGCGGTGTGCTGGGCGGTCATCACGCGGTCATCACGGCCGGTGGCACGGAGGTCTCGATCAACGAGTACCGCCTCGCTTACGACCGCCAGCTCAGCCTACTGTCGCAGCAATATGGCCAGCGCATCACCCACGACCAGGCCAAGCTGCTCGGTGTCGACAACCAGGTGCTGGCGCAGCTCGTTTCGGGCGCCGTGCTCGACGAACAGGCGCGCAAGCTGGGGCTCGGCCTCTCCAAGGATCGGCTTGCCGAACTGACGCGCGAGGATCCGGCTTTCAAAGGCCCCGGCGGCCAGTTCGATCGCCGTACCTTCGAGTATCTGCTGCGCGAGCTTGGCATGCGGCCTGAGGACTACCTCAGGAACCGCTCGCAGGTGGCCGTGCGCCAGCAGATCGTCGAGGCGATCTCCGACGGCCTCAAGGTTCCGCAGACCTTCCTGAAGGCGGTCTCTCTCTATCGCGGCGAGGATCGCACGATCGACTATCTCGTGCTGCCGAAGACGCTCGTGCAGCCGATCGAGGCGCCGTCGGACAGCGCCCTCAACGCCTATTTCGACGCCAACAAGAAGAACTACGCCGCGCCGGAATATCGCAAATTCTCCTATGTCAGGTTGGAGCCGCAGGACATAGCCGATCCGTCCGCGGTGACCGACCAGCAGGTCAGCGAGGACTACAACAAGAATATCGCGCGCTACACGACGCCCGAGATGCGCACCATCGAGCAGCTGGTGTTCAAGACGCCGGATGCGGCCAAGGCCGCTTTGGATTCGCTGAAGGCTGGCGCTACCTTCGACAAGCTCGTCACCGCCGAAGGCAAGACGCAGGCCGACACGCTGCTCGGCACGCTGGCCAAGGACAAGATCGCCGACAAGGCGGTGGCCGATGCGGCTTTCTCGCTCAATGCCAACGAGGTCAGCCAGGTCATCCAGGGCGCCTTCGGTCCCGTGCTCTTGCGCGTGACCGAGATCAAGCCGCAGGTGGTGAAGCCGCTTTCGGAAGTGTCCGACCAGATCCGCAAGGACCTGGCGGTCGGCGAAGCGAACCGCATCCTGCTCGATGTGCATGACAGCTACGAGGACACCCGGGCCTCGGGCGCCTCGCTTGCCCAGGCCGCCGACAAACTGAAGCTCAAGGTCGTCACCATCGACGCCATCGACCGTACCGGCCAGCGGCCGGACGGCACGATCGTCAACGACCTGCCGCAATCGGCCGAGCTGATCAAATCGGTGTTCGCGGCGGAGCCCAATACCGAGAACGAGGGCCTGACGACTGCCGACAACGGTTTCGTCTTCTACGAAGTGCAGTCGATCACGCCGGCGCGCGACCGCACGCTGGATGAAGTCCGCAAGAAGGTCGTCGCCGACTGGACGGAGGCCGAGACCGACAAGCGGCTCGACGCTAGGGCTCAGGAGCTGGAAAAACGCCTCAAGGCAGGCACCACGCTCGACGTCATCGCCGGCGAGCTCAAGCTCGACAAGCAGACCAAGCGCGGTCTGAAGCGCGAAGCCGACGATGCCGATTTCGGCAAGGAAGGCGCTGCGGCCATGTTCGGCGTCGGCGAAGGCGGTACCGGTTTGATCGCCTCGCCCACCGGCGACGGCCAGATCCTGTTCAAGGTCGCCGAGGTCTTCGAGCCGGCAGGCGCCGATGGCAGCGCGGTGCCGGACGACGCGCAGAAATCCTTCGGCGCCGGCATGTCCGACGATCTGCTCGACCAGTTGGTGGCGCAGTTGCAGTCGCAATATGACGTTCGCATCGATCCGAACGCCGTTTCGCAAGCACAAACACGATGA
- the tpiA gene encoding triose-phosphate isomerase, with the protein MTPGIRPLVAGNWKMNGTSASLNELRSIGNGFMSGLDAETEALVCVPATLLQRAAEILSRTPVRAGGEDCHPKESGAFTGEISAEMLKDAGASHVIVGHSERRELFGDDDAMVHAKASAAWRAGLVAIICIGETRAEREAGATLDVLSRQLDGSVPASATAANTIIAYEPVWAIGTGLTPTAADVADAHAHIRGKLTALLGDAAARMRILYGGSVKPSNAVELLGVENVDGALVGGASLKAADFLAIAEAYMNMA; encoded by the coding sequence ATGACCCCTGGAATCCGCCCGCTTGTCGCCGGCAACTGGAAAATGAACGGCACCAGCGCCTCGCTCAACGAGCTGCGGTCGATCGGCAACGGGTTCATGAGCGGGCTCGACGCGGAGACCGAAGCGCTGGTGTGCGTGCCGGCGACCTTGCTCCAGCGCGCCGCCGAGATCCTGTCGCGCACGCCGGTGCGGGCCGGTGGAGAGGATTGCCATCCCAAGGAGAGCGGCGCCTTTACGGGCGAGATTTCGGCCGAGATGCTCAAGGATGCCGGAGCGAGCCACGTCATCGTCGGCCATTCCGAGCGCCGCGAACTGTTCGGCGACGACGATGCAATGGTCCATGCCAAGGCATCGGCGGCCTGGCGGGCAGGACTGGTGGCCATCATCTGCATCGGCGAGACGCGCGCCGAGCGGGAGGCGGGCGCCACGCTCGATGTCCTGTCGCGCCAGCTTGACGGTTCCGTGCCGGCGAGCGCCACCGCCGCCAACACCATCATCGCCTACGAGCCGGTCTGGGCCATCGGCACCGGCCTGACGCCGACCGCCGCCGACGTCGCCGACGCGCATGCGCATATCCGGGGCAAGCTGACGGCGCTGCTCGGCGATGCCGCGGCCAGGATGCGCATTCTTTATGGCGGCTCGGTCAAGCCTTCCAACGCGGTGGAACTGCTCGGCGTCGAGAATGTCGATGGCGCACTGGTCGGCGGCGCCAGCCTGAAGGCGGCCGACTTCCTGGCTATCGCGGAAGCATACATGAACATGGCTTAG
- the secG gene encoding preprotein translocase subunit SecG has translation METVLIVVHLMVVLALVGVVLLQRSEGGGLGIGGGSGFMTARGAANALTRATAILAAAFFVTSLALSIIARYGEKPIDILDRPATSTSGNGVLNQLPGSNGPVGSSQPAAPAGGSAPAAPAGGATTTTPLANGTTAPAPATTPVPAPANPTTAPAANGVTLPVTPQVPNQ, from the coding sequence ATGGAAACCGTACTGATCGTCGTCCACCTCATGGTCGTGCTTGCCCTTGTCGGCGTGGTGCTGCTGCAGCGCTCCGAAGGCGGCGGCCTGGGCATCGGCGGCGGTTCCGGTTTCATGACCGCGCGGGGCGCCGCCAACGCGTTGACCCGCGCCACCGCGATCCTGGCGGCGGCCTTCTTCGTGACGTCGCTGGCGCTGTCGATCATTGCCCGCTACGGCGAAAAGCCGATCGACATCCTCGACCGTCCGGCAACGTCGACCTCGGGCAACGGCGTGCTCAACCAGCTGCCGGGATCGAATGGACCGGTGGGCAGCTCGCAACCCGCGGCCCCGGCCGGCGGCTCTGCTCCCGCGGCTCCGGCTGGCGGTGCGACGACCACCACGCCGCTTGCCAATGGCACCACCGCGCCGGCTCCCGCCACAACGCCTGTTCCGGCGCCCGCGAATCCGACCACCGCGCCGGCGGCCAACGGCGTCACCTTGCCGGTCACCCCTCAGGTTCCGAACCAGTAG
- a CDS encoding L,D-transpeptidase gives MQLRSFIILGVCAILGMGSAAIAGPANMVSSPSVEKTDAIPVAAKSDASQLKLLKKKKNPTSDDLAQIGKLEAKIAADKQAAKDKALEARKMAMREAAKAKADAARQEWLAKKGTAAPAEVADAKPAKKTTKIISLLEPVAPIIPAKAEEPIPAEAMNIAATGNNGELRSEQPGQKQASSGGLFDGLFGGGVQSTSISYLPETRALDSALAKKDAKRPFKVKPEFVPQDVAFSGYEPGTIVIDTTARRLYLVESFSTARRYAIAVGREGLQFKGTVAVGDKQEWPRWIPTLDMQKREPKHYGQYKDGMNGGGQNPLGARAIYLYDGKKDTHLRIHGTIAPQSIGTSASNGCFRMINEHVMDLYSRVRIGTKVVII, from the coding sequence ATGCAGCTTCGCAGCTTCATCATTTTGGGAGTCTGTGCCATCCTCGGCATGGGTTCCGCGGCCATCGCCGGACCGGCAAACATGGTCTCTTCACCGTCGGTAGAGAAGACCGACGCAATTCCTGTCGCCGCCAAGAGCGACGCATCGCAGTTGAAGCTTCTCAAGAAGAAGAAAAATCCGACCTCTGACGATCTCGCGCAGATCGGCAAGCTCGAGGCCAAGATCGCCGCCGACAAGCAGGCGGCAAAGGACAAGGCGCTCGAGGCTCGCAAGATGGCAATGCGCGAGGCCGCCAAGGCCAAGGCTGACGCGGCGCGCCAGGAATGGCTTGCCAAGAAGGGTACGGCCGCGCCGGCTGAAGTCGCCGACGCCAAGCCGGCCAAGAAGACCACCAAGATCATCTCGCTGCTGGAGCCAGTCGCGCCGATCATCCCGGCCAAGGCCGAGGAGCCTATCCCGGCTGAGGCCATGAACATCGCCGCCACCGGCAACAACGGTGAACTGCGCAGTGAGCAGCCCGGCCAGAAACAGGCGAGCAGCGGCGGTCTGTTCGACGGCCTCTTCGGCGGCGGCGTACAATCGACTTCGATCAGCTACCTGCCCGAGACCCGCGCGCTCGATTCGGCGCTGGCCAAGAAGGACGCCAAGCGACCCTTCAAGGTGAAGCCGGAATTCGTGCCGCAGGACGTTGCGTTCTCGGGTTATGAGCCGGGCACCATCGTCATCGATACCACTGCTCGTCGCCTTTACCTCGTCGAGAGCTTTTCGACGGCGCGGCGCTATGCCATCGCGGTCGGTCGCGAAGGACTGCAGTTCAAGGGCACCGTGGCTGTCGGCGACAAGCAGGAATGGCCGCGCTGGATCCCAACGCTCGATATGCAGAAGCGCGAGCCGAAGCATTACGGCCAGTACAAGGACGGCATGAACGGCGGCGGCCAGAACCCGCTCGGCGCGCGCGCCATCTACCTCTATGACGGCAAGAAGGACACGCATCTGCGCATCCATGGCACGATTGCTCCCCAGTCGATCGGAACCAGCGCCTCGAACGGCTGCTTCCGCATGATCAACGAGCACGTCATGGACCTCTACAGCCGCGTCAGGATCGGCACCAAGGTCGTTATCATCTAA
- a CDS encoding CTP synthase, whose product MTPMARYVFITGGVVSSLGKGIAAAALGALLQARGYRARIKKLDPYLNVDPGTMSPYQHGEVFVTDDGAETDLDLGHYERFTGRSANQQDNITTGRIYKNIIERERRGDYLGATVQVIPHVTDEIKHFVLDGNDDYDFVLCEIGGTVGDIEAMPFLEAIRQLGNDLPRNNAVYVHLTLMPYIPTAGELKTKPTQHSVKELRGIGIAPDILLVRADRPIPKEERRKLSLFCNVRESAVIQALDVPHIYDVPLAYHQEGLDSEVLAAFGIDPAPKPRMEPWQKLSNHIHNPEGEVTIAIVGKYTGLKDAYKSLIEALSHGGLANRVKVKLDWIESEIFEKEDPAPWLEKVHGILVPGGFGERGSEGKILAAKFARERKVPYFGICFGMQMACIEAARSLAGVDHASSTEFGPTDEPVVGLMTEWLKGNMLEKRRVTGDLGGTMRLGAYQAELAKGSKIADIYGDTQISERHRHRYEVNIDYKQRLEDCGLVFAGMSPDGVLPETVEYPDHPWFIGVQYHPELKSRPLDPHPLFASFISAAVDQSRLV is encoded by the coding sequence ATGACTCCCATGGCGCGATATGTATTCATCACAGGCGGCGTGGTTTCCTCACTCGGAAAAGGCATCGCCGCAGCAGCTCTTGGGGCTCTTCTGCAAGCGCGAGGCTATCGCGCGCGGATCAAAAAGCTCGATCCTTATCTCAATGTCGATCCCGGGACGATGTCGCCGTATCAGCACGGCGAAGTGTTCGTAACCGATGACGGCGCCGAGACCGACCTCGATCTCGGCCATTACGAGCGCTTCACCGGGCGCTCGGCGAACCAGCAGGACAACATCACCACCGGCCGCATCTACAAGAACATCATCGAGCGCGAGCGGCGCGGCGACTATCTTGGCGCGACTGTCCAGGTGATCCCGCACGTCACCGACGAGATCAAGCATTTCGTGCTGGACGGCAATGACGACTACGACTTCGTGCTGTGCGAGATCGGCGGCACGGTCGGCGATATCGAGGCGATGCCGTTCCTGGAAGCGATCCGCCAGCTCGGCAACGACCTGCCACGCAACAATGCGGTCTACGTGCATCTGACGCTGATGCCCTACATTCCGACCGCCGGCGAATTGAAGACCAAGCCGACGCAGCATTCGGTCAAGGAATTGCGCGGCATCGGCATCGCGCCCGACATCCTTCTGGTGCGCGCCGACCGGCCGATCCCGAAGGAAGAGCGTCGGAAACTTTCGCTGTTCTGCAACGTGCGCGAAAGCGCCGTCATCCAGGCGTTGGACGTGCCGCATATCTACGACGTGCCTCTGGCCTATCACCAGGAAGGCCTCGATTCGGAAGTGCTGGCGGCCTTCGGCATCGACCCGGCGCCGAAGCCGCGCATGGAGCCGTGGCAAAAGCTTTCCAACCACATCCACAATCCGGAAGGCGAGGTGACGATCGCCATCGTCGGCAAATATACCGGCCTCAAGGACGCCTACAAATCGCTGATCGAGGCGCTGTCGCATGGCGGCCTCGCCAATCGCGTCAAGGTCAAGCTCGACTGGATCGAAAGCGAGATCTTCGAGAAGGAAGATCCGGCGCCATGGCTGGAGAAGGTGCACGGCATCCTTGTTCCCGGCGGCTTCGGCGAGCGCGGTTCGGAAGGCAAGATCCTGGCGGCAAAGTTCGCGCGCGAACGCAAGGTGCCTTACTTCGGCATCTGCTTCGGCATGCAGATGGCTTGCATCGAGGCGGCCCGCTCGCTGGCGGGTGTCGACCATGCATCGTCGACCGAGTTCGGCCCGACCGACGAGCCCGTCGTCGGCCTCATGACCGAGTGGCTGAAGGGCAATATGCTTGAGAAGCGCAGGGTCACAGGCGATCTCGGCGGCACGATGCGGCTTGGCGCTTATCAGGCCGAACTCGCCAAGGGCTCGAAAATAGCGGATATCTACGGCGACACGCAGATTTCCGAGCGCCACCGGCACCGCTACGAAGTCAACATCGACTACAAGCAACGGCTCGAGGATTGCGGCCTGGTGTTTGCCGGCATGTCGCCCGACGGCGTGCTGCCGGAGACGGTCGAATATCCCGACCATCCCTGGTTCATCGGCGTGCAGTATCACCCCGAGCTGAAGAGCCGCCCGCTCGACCCGCATCCGCTGTTCGCGAGCTTCATCTCGGCCGCGGTGGATCAGTCGCGGCTGGTCTGA
- a CDS encoding DUF1697 domain-containing protein produces the protein MQTYVALLYSIILGEGRRVVMSDLKAMAERIGLKNVRTLVATGNLVFEARTARISDLEHRLEKAFEETFGRHVDIIVRGAEDWLKLAAGNPFPDDSADAADQVAVRVMRRPAPVEAAAALQAYAAEDEKVLLVDGDIWVVFSRERPSSRLLAAASHKRMGIGTSRNWNTVRRLAEMVGSRQ, from the coding sequence ATGCAGACTTACGTCGCGCTGCTTTACAGCATCATCCTCGGCGAGGGACGGCGGGTCGTCATGTCGGACCTCAAGGCGATGGCCGAAAGGATCGGCCTGAAGAACGTCCGAACGCTGGTGGCGACGGGCAATCTGGTCTTCGAGGCGCGGACGGCCAGAATTTCCGATCTCGAGCATCGGCTGGAAAAGGCCTTCGAAGAGACTTTCGGCCGCCATGTCGATATTATCGTGCGCGGCGCGGAGGATTGGTTGAAGCTCGCGGCCGGCAATCCATTCCCGGACGATTCCGCGGACGCCGCCGACCAGGTGGCGGTGCGCGTCATGCGCAGGCCGGCGCCCGTCGAGGCCGCCGCAGCGCTCCAGGCCTACGCTGCCGAGGACGAGAAGGTGCTTTTGGTCGACGGCGATATCTGGGTGGTCTTTTCCCGCGAAAGACCGAGCTCGCGCCTGCTCGCGGCAGCAAGCCACAAGCGCATGGGCATCGGCACGTCGCGCAACTGGAACACGGTGCGGCGCTTGGCGGAGATGGTAGGCAGTAGGCAGTAG
- a CDS encoding NCS1 family nucleobase:cation symporter-1 — translation MTIQGASPDLYNEDLAPATVRNWGPFSIFNVWTSDVHSLWGYYLAASLFLFCGGFVNFIIAIGIGSLIIYALMNMVGYAGVKTGVPYPVLARASFGIWGANVPALVRAIVACFWYGAQTAAASGAIVALLTRLQWFDEFNKSSHFLGHSTLEVICFVIIWALQLLIIQKGMETVRRFQDWAGPAVWIMMLILAIYLCIKSGTFAFTSDIPMDVLLDKTKDAGVPGEPGSWTALFAVAAIWVTYFSALYLNFCDFARYAPDKAALRKGNIWGLPVNLILFSLVAGVTTIAAYDVYHEVLLHPDQISAKFDSWFLAALAALTFAVATLGINVVANFVSPAFDFSNVFPRQIDFKKGGYIAALIALVLYPFAPWEGSAASFVNIIGATMGPIFGVMMVDYYLIRKSEVDVEALYREDGEFRFQSGWHVNAFIAAGIGAIFSSILPNFTNWLPSWWGVYGWFFGVAIAGAVYYVLRTMALGAGAKVAKA, via the coding sequence ATGACCATTCAAGGCGCATCGCCTGACCTCTACAACGAGGATCTGGCTCCGGCAACGGTCAGGAACTGGGGACCGTTTTCGATCTTCAACGTCTGGACCTCGGACGTCCACAGCCTCTGGGGCTACTACCTGGCGGCCAGCCTGTTTCTGTTCTGCGGCGGCTTCGTCAACTTCATCATCGCCATCGGCATCGGCTCGCTGATCATCTACGCGCTGATGAACATGGTCGGCTATGCCGGCGTGAAGACCGGCGTGCCCTACCCCGTGCTTGCCCGCGCCTCCTTCGGCATCTGGGGCGCCAACGTCCCGGCTCTGGTGCGCGCGATCGTCGCCTGCTTCTGGTACGGCGCCCAGACGGCCGCGGCTTCGGGCGCCATCGTGGCGCTGCTGACGCGCCTGCAATGGTTCGACGAGTTCAACAAGAGCTCGCACTTTCTGGGACATTCGACCCTGGAGGTGATCTGCTTCGTCATCATCTGGGCGCTGCAGTTGCTGATCATCCAGAAGGGCATGGAAACCGTCCGCCGCTTCCAGGACTGGGCCGGCCCGGCCGTGTGGATCATGATGCTGATCCTGGCTATCTATCTTTGCATCAAGTCGGGCACTTTCGCCTTCACCAGCGACATCCCGATGGATGTGCTGCTGGACAAGACCAAGGACGCGGGCGTTCCGGGCGAGCCCGGTTCCTGGACCGCGCTGTTCGCGGTGGCGGCGATCTGGGTGACCTATTTCTCGGCGCTCTACCTCAACTTCTGCGATTTCGCCCGCTATGCGCCGGACAAGGCGGCGCTGCGCAAGGGCAACATCTGGGGCCTGCCGGTCAATCTCATCCTGTTCTCGCTGGTGGCCGGCGTCACGACGATCGCCGCTTATGACGTCTACCATGAGGTGCTGCTCCATCCCGACCAGATCTCGGCCAAGTTCGACAGCTGGTTCCTGGCCGCTCTCGCCGCGTTGACCTTCGCGGTGGCGACGCTGGGCATCAACGTCGTGGCGAATTTCGTCTCGCCGGCGTTCGACTTCTCCAACGTCTTCCCGCGCCAGATCGACTTCAAGAAGGGCGGCTACATCGCGGCGCTGATCGCCCTGGTGCTCTATCCCTTCGCGCCATGGGAAGGCAGCGCCGCTTCCTTCGTCAACATCATCGGCGCGACGATGGGACCGATCTTCGGCGTGATGATGGTCGACTACTACCTGATCCGCAAAAGCGAGGTCGACGTCGAGGCGCTCTATCGCGAGGACGGCGAGTTCCGTTTCCAGAGCGGCTGGCATGTCAACGCCTTCATCGCCGCCGGCATCGGCGCCATCTTCTCCTCGATCCTGCCCAACTTCACCAACTGGCTGCCGTCCTGGTGGGGCGTCTATGGCTGGTTCTTCGGCGTGGCGATCGCGGGCGCCGTCTATTACGTGCTGCGCACCATGGCGCTCGGAGCAGGGGCGAAGGTGGCGAAGGCTTGA
- a CDS encoding DUF982 domain-containing protein → MDRLHFFTPVRIARGQGYPVEEVDSVSEAMVFLRKWPTGRRGPVYQCALNCCAAAVSGKMSAEEARKAFVGFARITRLLDDDMALPLGGASMDNVYALRR, encoded by the coding sequence ATGGATCGCTTGCATTTCTTTACCCCAGTGCGAATTGCGCGTGGGCAGGGATACCCTGTGGAGGAAGTCGATAGCGTCTCCGAGGCGATGGTGTTCCTGCGGAAGTGGCCAACAGGCAGACGCGGCCCGGTTTATCAATGCGCCCTGAATTGCTGCGCGGCGGCTGTGTCGGGCAAGATGTCGGCCGAGGAAGCGCGCAAAGCCTTTGTCGGCTTTGCCCGCATCACGCGGCTGCTAGACGACGACATGGCGCTGCCGCTGGGTGGTGCGTCGATGGACAATGTCTACGCCTTGAGGCGGTAG
- a CDS encoding LysR substrate-binding domain-containing protein encodes MNYRQLQAFRAVMDSGTVIGAANLLNISQPSVSAHIANLEHALKIQLFVRQGGRLAPTAEAYLLHEEAGHIVKGMARLRRLAADIQQLEAGRLIIGAYPALASYVLPRFVGTFARRHPKLRLSLEPEASVRIAELAASKQLDIGLMTMPVIDPATTCDLIFETASVCVLPAGHPLSEKDAIEAADIRDQSFIALGREDGSRQAIDRSLENAGVRVEVRFEAHYSDAACALVAEGLGVSIVDKFSAERWRGTLAIKPFLPYVPCHVYLTRSRTHMSSLLQEQFEREFRVYLEEHFS; translated from the coding sequence ATGAACTATCGGCAGTTGCAGGCGTTTCGCGCGGTGATGGATTCGGGAACGGTAATCGGCGCCGCCAATCTCCTGAATATCTCTCAGCCTTCCGTCAGCGCCCACATTGCCAACCTCGAACACGCGCTGAAGATCCAGCTGTTCGTGCGGCAGGGTGGCCGGTTGGCTCCGACTGCGGAGGCCTACCTACTGCACGAGGAGGCCGGTCATATCGTCAAGGGCATGGCGCGCTTGCGGCGGCTGGCGGCGGACATCCAGCAGTTGGAGGCGGGTCGGCTAATCATTGGCGCTTACCCGGCGCTAGCCAGTTATGTGCTACCCCGCTTTGTCGGGACGTTCGCCCGACGCCACCCCAAGCTGCGGCTGTCGCTGGAGCCGGAAGCTTCCGTGCGGATCGCTGAGCTCGCTGCCAGCAAGCAACTCGACATTGGCTTGATGACGATGCCGGTGATCGACCCGGCGACCACCTGCGATCTCATCTTTGAGACGGCTTCGGTCTGCGTACTGCCGGCGGGACATCCCTTGAGCGAGAAGGATGCGATCGAAGCTGCTGATATCCGCGATCAAAGCTTCATCGCACTTGGACGCGAGGACGGCTCGCGCCAAGCCATCGACCGCAGCCTCGAGAACGCGGGAGTTCGCGTCGAGGTGCGCTTCGAGGCTCATTATAGCGACGCCGCCTGCGCTCTCGTGGCCGAGGGGCTTGGCGTCTCCATCGTCGACAAGTTCTCTGCGGAACGCTGGCGCGGAACGCTCGCCATCAAGCCGTTCCTTCCCTACGTGCCCTGCCATGTCTATCTAACGCGCAGCCGCACGCATATGTCGTCCCTCCTCCAAGAGCAGTTCGAGCGGGAGTTCCGCGTCTATCTGGAGGAGCACTTTTCCTAA